One genomic window of [Clostridium] scindens ATCC 35704 includes the following:
- the ftsH gene encoding ATP-dependent zinc metalloprotease FtsH: MNDKKTRGLSGATVLIFVVFLFAALWFTNQFDQKDKELTWKEFEKLIVSDNVEAVTVSQNKNVPTGRVEIQVDTKNDEDSVRYLYVSDVNEIQNYLKEKKIDYEMPDVPQDSWFATTIVPMLLVLGGVLLIFLLMNRQGGGANAKAMNFGKSRARLSTDVERKITFGQVAGLKEEKEELEEIVDFLKAPKKYIQVGARIPKGVLLVGPPGTGKTLLAKAVAGEAGVPFFTISGSDFVEMFVGVGASRVRDLFEEAKKNAPCIIFIDEIDAVARRRGTGMGGGHDEREQTLNQLLVEMDGFGVNEGIIVMAATNRVDILDPAILRPGRFDRKVMVGRPDVQGREEILKVHAKGKPLSEDIDLKQIAQTTAGFTGADLENLLNEAAILAAKENRIYLKQEDIKRSFVKVGIGAEKKSRIISDKEKRITAFHEAGHAILFHVLPDVGPVYSVSIIPTGGAGGYTMPLPENDEMFNSKGKMLQDITVALGGRVAEEEVFDDITTGASQDIKQATSLAKSMVTKFGMSEALGLISYDDDSDEVFIGRDLAHTSRGYGEGVATVIDQEVKRIIDECYSRARHIIKKYDDVLHSCAELLLEKEKISREEFESLFTGEVSEA; this comes from the coding sequence TTGAATGACAAGAAGACCAGAGGGCTGAGCGGAGCCACGGTGCTGATATTCGTAGTGTTTCTGTTTGCAGCATTGTGGTTCACGAATCAGTTTGACCAAAAAGATAAAGAATTGACATGGAAGGAATTTGAGAAGCTTATCGTCAGCGATAATGTGGAGGCTGTTACCGTCAGCCAGAATAAAAATGTTCCGACAGGGCGGGTAGAGATCCAGGTTGATACAAAGAATGATGAAGATTCCGTAAGGTATCTGTATGTATCCGATGTCAATGAGATTCAGAATTACCTGAAGGAAAAGAAGATTGACTACGAGATGCCGGACGTGCCGCAGGACAGCTGGTTCGCAACGACGATCGTGCCGATGCTTCTGGTTCTGGGAGGAGTTCTGCTGATATTCCTGCTGATGAACCGACAGGGCGGAGGGGCCAACGCCAAGGCCATGAACTTTGGCAAGAGCCGCGCAAGGCTTAGCACAGATGTGGAAAGAAAGATCACATTCGGACAGGTGGCCGGCCTGAAAGAAGAAAAGGAAGAACTGGAAGAGATCGTGGACTTTTTAAAGGCCCCGAAAAAATACATCCAGGTAGGCGCGAGGATTCCGAAGGGAGTCCTTCTGGTAGGCCCTCCCGGTACCGGAAAGACCTTGCTTGCTAAAGCGGTTGCCGGAGAGGCCGGGGTTCCGTTCTTTACCATCTCAGGCTCTGACTTTGTAGAGATGTTTGTCGGAGTTGGCGCGTCCCGCGTAAGGGATCTGTTCGAAGAAGCGAAGAAGAATGCGCCATGCATTATTTTCATTGATGAGATTGATGCCGTGGCGAGACGCCGCGGGACGGGAATGGGCGGCGGACATGATGAGAGAGAGCAAACGCTGAACCAGCTGCTGGTAGAGATGGACGGCTTCGGCGTCAATGAAGGAATCATCGTAATGGCCGCTACCAACCGTGTAGATATCCTGGATCCTGCAATCCTGCGCCCCGGCCGCTTTGACAGGAAGGTTATGGTAGGCCGGCCGGATGTACAGGGACGGGAAGAGATCCTGAAAGTTCATGCGAAAGGGAAACCGCTTAGCGAGGATATTGACCTTAAGCAGATCGCGCAGACGACTGCCGGATTTACAGGAGCGGATCTTGAAAATCTCCTGAATGAGGCGGCAATCCTGGCAGCTAAGGAAAACAGGATATACCTGAAGCAGGAAGATATTAAGAGATCCTTCGTCAAAGTAGGGATCGGCGCCGAGAAAAAGAGCAGGATCATATCCGATAAAGAAAAGCGTATCACGGCATTCCATGAGGCAGGACATGCGATTCTCTTCCACGTGCTGCCGGATGTAGGGCCTGTATACAGTGTCTCCATTATTCCAACCGGCGGGGCGGGAGGCTATACGATGCCGCTTCCGGAAAATGATGAGATGTTCAATTCAAAGGGCAAGATGCTGCAGGACATTACGGTTGCCCTTGGCGGACGCGTGGCAGAAGAAGAAGTATTTGACGACATCACCACCGGGGCCTCCCAGGACATTAAGCAGGCGACGAGCCTGGCAAAATCCATGGTGACCAAGTTTGGAATGTCAGAGGCTCTTGGCCTGATTAGTTATGATGACGATAGCGATGAGGTGTTCATTGGGCGTGACCTGGCGCATACATCCAGAGGATACGGGGAAGGCGTGGCGACTGTCATTGACCAGGAAGTGAAAAGGATCATAGATGAATGCTATAGCAGAGCAAGACATATTATCAAGAAATACGATGATGTGCTTCACTCATGCGCAGAACTTTTGTTAGAAAAAGAGAAAATCTCTAGAGAAGAGTTTGAATCATTATTTACAGGGGAAGTATCTGAGGCATAA
- a CDS encoding glycoside hydrolase family 13 protein — protein MKEQALFCDGTASYVNPPQPAENETITLRFRTAKDDVDRVRLMTGVGGYDMKKESSSGEFDYYTINWRLNEEPFRYCFEIQDGDELCYYNKCGTSKEIVAFYEFVIVPGFSTPDWAKGAVMYQIFTDRFYNGDKTNDVESREYFYIGDYSRKVTDWNKYPDKMGVREFYGGDLQGVIDKLDYLQDLGVEVLYFNPLFVSPSNHKYDIQDYDYIDPHYGVIVEDGGEVLAEGVTENRLAAKYQKRTTDIKNLEASNQLFIKLVEELHRRGMRIILDGVFNHCGSFNKWMDRERIYENQEDYEPGAFISPDSPYRSYFRFFKEEPGNWPYNSNYDGWWGHDTLPKLNYEDSMKLENYILYIGRKWVSPPYNVDGWRLDVAADLGRSNEYNHQFWKKFREAVKDANPEAIILAEHYGDPSDWLQGDEWDTVMNYDAFMEPVTWFLTGMEKHSDEAREELRGNADNFVGSISHHMSNMLTPSLQVAMNELSNHDHSRFLTRTNHMVGRVEHLGPKAAEEYVNEAIMREAVAIQMTWVGAPTIYYGDEAGVCGFTDPDNRRTYPWGHENQELLNFHKEMIRIHKEHPALRTGSLNILSWDENVLAYGRFLGEDRIVAIINNRSELTEVTVPVWRVEVPIKCRMKRLIYSYSDGYTIEDEEYLVDEGEVVVNMGAHSALILGMKEA, from the coding sequence ATGAAGGAACAAGCTTTGTTTTGTGATGGAACTGCCAGTTATGTCAACCCGCCGCAGCCGGCGGAGAATGAAACAATAACGCTGCGCTTTCGCACGGCAAAAGATGATGTAGATCGGGTGCGTCTCATGACGGGCGTCGGCGGATATGATATGAAGAAGGAAAGCAGCAGCGGCGAATTCGACTACTATACGATCAACTGGCGTTTGAATGAGGAGCCTTTCCGGTATTGCTTTGAAATCCAGGATGGTGACGAGCTTTGTTATTACAACAAGTGCGGCACGTCAAAAGAAATCGTTGCATTTTATGAATTTGTCATTGTACCGGGATTTTCTACGCCGGATTGGGCAAAAGGGGCGGTAATGTATCAGATTTTTACAGACCGGTTCTATAATGGCGATAAGACCAATGATGTTGAGTCCAGGGAGTATTTTTATATAGGAGATTACAGCAGGAAGGTAACAGACTGGAATAAATATCCGGATAAGATGGGAGTACGAGAGTTCTATGGCGGGGATTTGCAGGGAGTGATCGATAAACTGGATTACCTGCAGGATCTGGGCGTGGAAGTCCTGTACTTCAATCCATTGTTTGTCTCGCCTTCCAACCACAAATACGATATTCAGGATTATGATTATATAGACCCGCATTATGGGGTGATCGTGGAAGATGGGGGAGAAGTCCTGGCAGAAGGCGTGACGGAGAATCGGCTTGCTGCGAAGTACCAGAAAAGAACGACGGATATTAAGAATCTGGAAGCCAGCAATCAGTTGTTCATCAAGCTGGTAGAAGAACTTCACAGGCGAGGCATGAGAATCATTCTTGACGGCGTGTTCAACCATTGCGGCTCATTTAATAAATGGATGGACAGGGAACGCATTTATGAAAATCAGGAGGATTATGAGCCAGGAGCATTTATTTCCCCAGACAGTCCTTACAGAAGTTATTTCAGATTCTTTAAGGAGGAGCCGGGAAATTGGCCGTACAATTCTAACTATGACGGCTGGTGGGGGCATGATACGCTTCCAAAATTGAACTATGAAGATTCCATGAAACTGGAGAATTATATATTATATATTGGAAGGAAATGGGTATCCCCGCCGTATAATGTAGATGGATGGCGTCTGGATGTAGCAGCGGATCTGGGGCGAAGCAATGAGTACAACCATCAGTTCTGGAAGAAATTCCGCGAGGCGGTCAAGGATGCCAATCCAGAGGCGATTATTCTTGCCGAGCATTACGGAGATCCCAGCGACTGGCTTCAGGGCGATGAGTGGGATACGGTCATGAACTATGACGCCTTTATGGAGCCTGTAACATGGTTCCTTACAGGGATGGAGAAGCACAGTGATGAAGCAAGAGAAGAACTGCGGGGCAATGCGGATAACTTTGTGGGCTCTATCTCCCATCATATGTCTAATATGCTGACGCCATCCTTGCAGGTGGCGATGAACGAATTATCGAACCACGATCATTCGCGGTTCCTGACCCGTACCAATCACATGGTTGGAAGGGTAGAGCACCTGGGGCCGAAGGCCGCGGAAGAATATGTGAATGAGGCGATCATGCGGGAAGCTGTTGCGATACAGATGACGTGGGTAGGGGCGCCGACCATCTATTATGGAGATGAAGCGGGCGTGTGCGGATTCACAGATCCGGATAACAGGCGGACATATCCCTGGGGACATGAGAATCAGGAACTGCTGAATTTCCATAAGGAGATGATACGGATACACAAGGAACATCCGGCGCTTCGTACAGGATCCCTTAATATACTGAGCTGGGATGAAAATGTGCTGGCATATGGCCGTTTCCTGGGTGAGGACCGTATTGTGGCAATTATTAATAACCGGAGCGAGCTTACAGAGGTCACGGTTCCGGTATGGCGGGTGGAAGTGCCAATAAAATGCCGGATGAAAAGGCTGATCTATTCCTATTCAGACGGCTATACGATAGAAGATGAAGAATATCTGGTTGACGAAGGGGAAGTCGTTGTAAATATGGGGGCGCATTCTGCGCTTATACTGGGAATGAAAGAAGCTTGA
- a CDS encoding recombinase family protein: MGKKTYGYVRVSSRDQNIDRQIAAMEKIPIRKEDIYIDRQSGKDFDRPSYRRLLNRLRPGDTLFVKSIDRLGRNYDEIIEQWRTLTKAKDVDIVVIDFPLLDTRNHVNGLTGKFISDLVLQIMSYVAQIERENIRQRQAEGIAVAKLKGVAFGRPRKEIPEEFPDVVKLWENNQISMREAARRLGTSHSMFAKWISQCQDKNKC; encoded by the coding sequence ATGGGTAAAAAAACATATGGTTATGTGCGGGTATCCAGCAGGGATCAGAATATAGACCGGCAGATTGCGGCAATGGAGAAGATTCCCATCCGCAAGGAGGACATCTACATAGACAGGCAGTCGGGCAAAGACTTTGACAGGCCCAGCTACCGCCGGCTCTTGAATCGCTTAAGGCCCGGGGATACCTTGTTCGTGAAATCAATTGACAGACTGGGAAGAAATTATGATGAGATTATTGAGCAGTGGAGGACACTTACAAAAGCGAAGGACGTGGATATCGTAGTGATTGATTTTCCGCTGCTGGACACCAGGAACCATGTGAACGGGCTGACTGGCAAATTCATATCGGATCTGGTGCTCCAGATCATGTCCTATGTAGCCCAGATTGAAAGGGAGAATATCCGGCAGAGGCAGGCGGAGGGAATTGCGGTTGCAAAATTAAAAGGGGTGGCATTTGGAAGGCCGAGGAAAGAGATACCGGAAGAATTCCCGGATGTGGTGAAACTTTGGGAGAATAATCAAATCAGCATGAGGGAGGCGGCAAGGAGGCTGGGAACAAGCCATAGCATGTTTGCAAAATGGATTTCCCAATGCCAGGATAAAAATAAATGTTAA
- the map gene encoding type I methionyl aminopeptidase, which yields MDKLDVKLWTLAAKGQIVPDRSLLKTPEQIKAIQESADLNTAVLDHVAAHIRKGMSTEEIDRLVYDYTTQHGGIPAPLNYQGFPKSVCTSVNNVICHGIPDENEILKEGDIINVDVSTILNGYYSDASRMFTIGQISPEAEKLVRVTKECVELGLKAAKPWGHLGDIAYAINTHARQNGFSVVEDIGGHGIGLEFHEDPYVSYVTPKGSEMVLVPGMMFTIEPMINEGSPEFYIDEGNGWTVYTIDDGLSAQIEYMVLITENGVEVMTK from the coding sequence GTGGATAAACTAGACGTAAAACTATGGACCTTGGCCGCAAAGGGACAGATTGTGCCGGATCGCTCTTTGCTTAAGACGCCGGAGCAGATTAAGGCAATCCAGGAAAGCGCGGACTTGAATACTGCCGTCCTGGACCATGTTGCCGCCCATATCCGTAAAGGCATGAGTACGGAAGAGATTGACCGGCTGGTATACGACTATACCACTCAGCACGGTGGTATCCCGGCGCCCCTTAATTATCAGGGATTCCCCAAAAGCGTATGTACATCCGTCAACAATGTCATATGCCATGGAATCCCCGATGAAAACGAGATCCTGAAGGAGGGCGACATCATTAATGTGGATGTATCCACTATTCTGAATGGCTATTATTCGGACGCATCCCGGATGTTTACAATCGGACAGATATCCCCTGAGGCTGAGAAGCTCGTCAGAGTCACCAAAGAATGCGTGGAACTTGGCTTAAAGGCGGCAAAGCCATGGGGACATTTGGGAGATATCGCTTATGCCATCAATACCCATGCCAGGCAGAATGGCTTTTCTGTCGTGGAAGATATCGGCGGCCATGGAATCGGCCTGGAATTCCATGAAGATCCTTATGTCAGCTATGTGACCCCCAAGGGCAGTGAAATGGTCCTCGTGCCGGGCATGATGTTTACCATCGAGCCCATGATCAACGAAGGAAGCCCTGAATTCTATATTGACGAGGGAAATGGCTGGACCGTCTACACCATCGACGACGGGCTGTCCGCGCAGATAGAGTATATGGTATTGATTACCGAGAACGGTGTCGAGGTTATGACAAAATAA
- a CDS encoding 6-phosphofructokinase: MLRIGMLTSGGDCQALNAAMRGVVKGICSKRDDVEIYGFQEGYKGLIYSNFKMLTSRDFSGILTIGGTILGTSRQPFKLMRVPDENGLDKVEAMKHTYHKLNLDCLVVLGGNGTHKTANMLREEGLNVITLPKTIDNDLWGTDMTFGFQSAVDIATDTIDRIHTTATSHSRVFIIEVMGHKVGWVTLHAGIAGGADIILLPEIPYDIDVVVEAINKRKAAGKKFTIIAVAEGAISREDAKLSKKELKEKKAKQKYPSVAYEISERIQKKTDQEVRITVPGHTQRGGSPCAYDRVLATRLGAAAAEAILDGDFGCMVAVKNRDIVRVPLSEVAGKLKYVDPESDIVREAKMTGISFGDK, translated from the coding sequence ATGTTAAGAATAGGAATGCTTACAAGCGGAGGAGACTGCCAGGCGCTGAATGCGGCGATGCGCGGCGTAGTAAAAGGAATCTGCTCTAAAAGAGATGATGTGGAAATCTACGGATTTCAGGAGGGGTATAAAGGACTGATCTATTCGAATTTCAAGATGCTGACTTCCAGGGACTTCTCCGGGATATTGACGATTGGCGGGACGATTCTTGGGACATCCAGGCAGCCATTCAAGCTGATGCGCGTTCCGGATGAGAATGGCCTTGATAAGGTGGAGGCGATGAAGCATACGTACCACAAGCTGAATCTGGACTGCCTCGTAGTCCTGGGAGGTAATGGAACGCATAAGACTGCGAATATGCTCAGAGAGGAAGGCCTGAATGTCATCACGCTTCCGAAGACGATTGACAATGACTTATGGGGGACGGATATGACCTTTGGGTTCCAGAGCGCGGTGGATATCGCGACGGATACTATTGACAGGATCCATACGACAGCCACATCCCACAGCCGGGTATTCATCATCGAGGTTATGGGGCACAAGGTTGGCTGGGTAACGCTTCATGCGGGAATTGCAGGAGGCGCGGACATTATATTGCTGCCGGAGATTCCATACGATATTGATGTGGTGGTGGAAGCAATTAACAAGCGCAAGGCCGCAGGAAAGAAGTTTACGATAATCGCAGTGGCCGAGGGAGCAATATCCAGGGAAGACGCGAAGCTTTCCAAGAAGGAACTGAAGGAAAAGAAGGCGAAGCAGAAATATCCTTCGGTTGCCTATGAGATATCTGAAAGGATCCAGAAGAAGACAGACCAGGAGGTACGCATTACGGTTCCTGGCCATACGCAGCGCGGCGGCTCGCCCTGCGCGTATGACAGGGTTCTGGCCACGAGGCTTGGAGCGGCAGCTGCGGAAGCCATACTGGATGGAGACTTTGGCTGCATGGTGGCTGTAAAGAACAGGGATATTGTCCGCGTTCCGCTCAGCGAAGTGGCAGGTAAATTAAAATACGTGGATCCGGAATCTGATATTGTCAGGGAAGCCAAGATGACAGGAATCAGTTTTGGAGACAAATAA